GTTGAACAGCCGGGCGAACGGTTCCGGTGTCGAGACGTGCCCGAGGTCGTACAGCACCTTGTGCCAGAACCGCGCGTAGAGGAGATGCAGGACGGCGTGCTCGACGCCGCCGACGTAGAGGTCGACGCCACCCGAGGCACGGTCGCCCTGCATCCAGTACGCCTCGATGTCGGGCGCGACGGCCGCCTCGGAGTCGGTGGGATCGAGGTAGCGCAGGTAGTACCAGCACGACCCCGCCCACTGCGGCATCGTGTTGAGCTCCCGCCGGTAGCTCTGCCTCCCGTCACCGAGATCGAGCTCCACGGCCGCCCACTCCTCGGCACGCGCGAGCGGTGGCTCGGGAAGCGTGTCCTCGTCGTCGGCCACGATGCGCGGCTCGAAGTCGTGGATCTCGGGCAGTTCGACGGGCAGCATGGTCTCGGGCACCGTGTGGGGTGCGCCGTCGGCGTCGTAGACGATCGGGAACGGCTCACCCCAGTAGCGCTGCCGGCTGAACAACCAGTCGCGCAGCTTGTAGGTGACCGCCGACCTCCCGGATCCCTGCGCGACGAGCCACGTCGTGATGGCCTCCTTGGCGGCCTCCACGCCGAGCCCGTCGAGAGAGACGTCGTCGTTGGCGGAGTTCACGCCGACACCGTCGCCCGTGTAGGCCTCGGGCCACTCCGAGATGTCGGCGCCGGGTGGGAGCCCGCGTTCCTCGAACCAGGAGTCGGGGGGCCCGATGACGCAGGCCTTGGGGAGCTCGAAGGCGTCGGCGAACTCGAAGTCGCGCTCGTCGTGGGCCGGGACGGCCATGATGGCTCCGGTGCCGTAGCCCATGAGCACGTAGTCGGCGACGAACACCGGGATGTGTTGGCCGTTCACCGGGTTCACGGCGAAGGCGCCGGTGAACACGCCCGTCTTCTCACGGCCCTCACTCTGGCGCTCGAGCTCGGACTTGGACCCGGCGAAGTCGCGGTAGCGCCGCACGGCCTCAGTGGGCTCGACGTCGGTGCCGAAGAGGCCACGCCACGCCACCGGGACCGGTGCGGCCCACTCGTCGCCCCCGGGCCACTCACCCGGGACGATGTGGTCGAGAACCGGGTGCTCCGGCGCCACGACCATGTACGTCGCGCCGAAGAGAGTGTCGGGGCGTGTCGTGAAGACCGTGAGATCGACGTCGGTGTGGCCCTCGATCCCGAAACGGACCTCGGCGCCGGTGCTGCGGCCGATCCAGTTCCGCTGCATCAGCTTCACGGAGTCGGCCCAGTCGAGGAGATCGAGGTCGGCCAACAGCCGCTCGGCGTACGCCGTGATGCGCAGCATCCACTGGCGCAGCGGCCGACGGTGCACGGGGTGGTCGCCGCGCTCGGAGCGGCCCTCGGGCGTGACCTCCTCGTTGGCGAGGACGGTCCCGAGCGCCGGGCACCAGTTGACGGGTTGCTCGTCGAGGTAGGCCAGCCGGTGGGCGTCGATCACCGCTCGACGGGTGGTGTCGTCGAGCTCGTTCCAGGGCGTGCTCGGGTCGACCCCCTCGGGGTACGCGTCAGGGTCCGGCCGGCGCTCCCCCGACTCGAGGTCCTCCACGAGCTCGGTGATCGGCCGCGCCCGCTCGGCGTCGCGGTCGTAGTAGGAGTCGAAGATCCGGCAGAAGATCCACTGGGTCCAGCGGTAGTAGTCGGGGTCCGTTGTGGCGACGCTGCGTCGTTCATCGTGACCGAGGCCGAGGCGCCGCAGCTGCCGGCGCATCGTGGCGATGTTCTCCTCGGTGGTGACGCGCGGATGGCGGCCCGTCTGCACGGCGTACTGCTCGGCGGGTAGCCCGAAGGCGTCGTAGCCCATGGCGTGGAGGACGTTGCGGCCCCGCATGCGCTGGAACCGGGCGTAGACGTCGGTTCCGATGTAGCCGAGGGGGTGGCCGACGTGGAGGCCGGCGCCACTCGGGTAGGGGAACATGTCGAGGACGTACAGCTTGTCGACACCGGCCAGCGCGTCGAAGCCGTCGGACAGCGGCCCGGACGGGTTGGGGGCGTGGAAGGTGTGCTCCTCGTCCCAGCGGTGCTGCCACCGCTTCTCGATGGCACCGGCGAGGGCTGCGTCGTAGCGGTGGGACGGCGTGGGCGGAGCCGGTTCGCCGGGCGTTGACGTCACGCCGGGGAGCGTACGCGCCATACGGCCCCGGGCCGGGAATGAAATCGGGGCGCTGCTATCGTTGTGCGCCCCGGGGCTGTAGCTCAGCCGGAAGAGCGCCTGCATGGCATGCAGGAGGTCGTGGGTTCAAGTCCCATCAGCTCCACTGCCCTCCCGACGACAACGCCCCACACACCCCCCACGAGCCGCCACCGAAACCGGGCGGTCACGACGGTTTCCCACCATGAGCACCAACGACACGACCGCGCACGAGGAGACGCCCGGCAGCGGCGCCATCGTCGAGCCGAGGAGGATCCGGGGACGGCACCTGGTCGGCATCACGGCGATCATCGTCGTGGTGGTCGTCGTGGGCACCTACCTCCTCGGCCGCACGACGGCGTCCACCGAGACCCGCTCGGCCGAGGACCAGCAGGTCCTGGAGGCCGCTGTCGTGGCCCAGGCCGTCGAGTTCGGCGACTTTCTCCTCCAGACCCGTGACGACTTCATCAAGGAACGCGAGGACAAGGGCGACGACGCCGACGACACCGAGAAGGAGGAGCTCGCCCTCGCCGAGGACAACATCGGCTACGACGACGTCCTGATGGAGGCGTCCGACGACTTCACCGACGGCGCCGACCTGGCGGTGCAGGTCCACGAGATCAAGGACGACACCGGAGTCCCCACGAAGTCCGAGGACGAGCCGGGCGACGAGGTCGACGATAACGGCTTCGTGCAGGTGGAGATCGGCTTCACGAGTGCCTGCATCGACCTGACGCTCCTCGACAAGGACGGGCCGAGCAGCGAGGTGGCCGACGGTGCCGAGATCTCGTGGGTCACCTCCGGGCCGTGCCCGACAGAGTCGGCTTACCCCGACACGACCACGACGACCACGACCTCGGGCGACACGACGACATCGACCACGACCGGGAACGGCTCCTGATGGCGAAGAAGAAGTCGAGGAAGCGTCGCTCCGCCGGCGGTCCCACGGGGAAGCCCGGGGCCGCCACGAAGGCGCAGGCGAAGCAGAGTCAGAAGGCCGGGACCTCCGGCCCGAAGACCCGAAAAGGCACGAAGCCCGACTCCAAGCAGCCACGCTCGGTCTTCGACGTGGCGAAGGGCACCTCGCAGGCCCAGCGCATCACGATCGCCACGGTCATCGTGGTCGTGGCCGCCGTGGCGGGCCTCGTCGCCGGCCGCTCCGCAGGGTCGAACCCCGGGCGCTACAACGACGAGTCGGCGGCCGTCGATGCCGCCCGCGATTCGGGTGACTTCGACCTCACGCCAGGCACCGCGACGCAACTCCCAGCGGGTGAGACCGGGCCGATCTGCGTCCCCGACAGCGAGGGCACGAGCCCCACGCAGGGTACGTGCGGCTCACCACCGCCGGCATCCGGTGAGAGCGAGGCGGGCACCACGGAGACGACGGCGGCGGAGTAGCCGCCCTCATAGCCGCGCTCGGGTGGCGGCGACATCCGCGTCTTCCTCGACCCCGTCTTCCCCCACCCCGCCTGCACCCGCGCCCGTGTCCACGACGGGGGCGTCGGCCCAGAGCCTCTCGAGGTCGTAGAGGTCGCGCGACCCGGGATCGAACACGTGGACGACGATGTCGCCGAAATCGACGAGGACCCACTCGGACTCCTCGAGACCCTCCACCCGTGGCGTGGCATCGGGCCGGGTGCTCGACATGTTCTCCTCGACGGCGTCGACGATCGTGCGGATCTGGCGGCTGTTGGTGCCCGTCGTAATCACGAAGTACTCGGCGATCCCCAGGATGTCGCCCACGTCGAGGGCGACGGTGTCGACACCACCCTTGTCGCCGGCCGCGCCGACGACACCTGCGACCCGCCGGAGCACGTCATCGTCGTGGGTCGCCAGGTCGCCTCCTCAGGTCGCGGGCGCCGGTGCGGCGCCAGGGTCGGTGGGTGCGATGTCGGCACCGATCACAACTGTGACGTCGACCGAGCCGAGCTCGGGGTCGGCCTTCCCGACGGGCGCTCCCCCGAGAATCCCGGCGATCTCCTGCGCGGCCTCGCGGTTCTCGTCGCGATGGTACGCGACGCTCGTCTTCTCGATCCCGAAACCCGGGATGTTGCCCGTCAGCGTGACCTCGACGCCCAGGGGCATGAGCGCCTCGGCGACACCGGCGGTGACTCCCACGAGGCCGGCGCCATTGCGGAGCTCGACGCGGGGGCGGGACCCGTCGGGAGCCATGACGGCGCCGGGGAACAGGCTGTCGAGGGTGGCGGGGATGTCGTCGTCGCGCAGGCGGAAGCGCTCGTCGTCGCCGCTTCCGACGGGCTCCACCGGGAGTGTCTCGACGTGCACGCCGCCCGCTGCCGCCTCTACGAGGGGCTCGAGGCCCGGTGCACCCGCCAGGACGCCATCGGCCACGCCGGTGTCGGCGGACATCGCGGCGAGGAGTCCCTCGAGGACGGCCTGGGCGGTGACGAGATCGTCCAGTTCGCTGCCTTCGCCGGGGAGGAGGAGCAGTCGACCGGCGTCCTGGCCGCTGATCGTCTGGTTGCCGGCGGGGAACGACACGCGGCCGTCGTCGGTGTCGATCGTCACGGGCTCGCGCAGCCGGACGTCGACCGCCGGAACGGCCGCGAGGGTGGCCGACAGGTCGAGAGTCGGCACCATGGTGGCGTCACCGCTGCGGACGCCCAGGGCGTTCGACACACTCAGGGGGAGGAGACCGCCCGGCTCACCGACCTCGACCGGCACCTCCCGCAGCGGCCGCGGCCCGAGCGAGGGGACCTCCACCTGCGTTCCGACGGGGACGAGCAGCAGCGACGGGCCCCCGTCGGCGTTCTCACCCACGAGGACCAGCAGCGACGCTGTCCCGTCGGGATCCACGGAGCCGATGAGATGCGTCGTGGTCTCCTCGACCGCCGCGGGCTCGGAAGCAGCCGGTGCGTCCGGCGGCGTGCCGGACCGGTCCGTGAGGCGGCTCACGGCCACCGTCGTGGCGGCGAGCAGCACCACGACGAGGAGTACGAGCAGCGCGACCCGGACACGGCGCCGGCGACGCCGGAGTTGCCGCCTGCTTCGTCGCGGAAGGGGAGCGGCGGCGGGTTCCGGGCCGTCGTAGAGGGGATCGACATCGACGATGACCGGATCGTCGTCGCCCACGCGTGGCAGAGGAGGTGTGATCGGCCGCTCCGTGAGCGTGGTTCCCGAGCCCTCAACCATCGCGCGCAGTGTAGAGGTGTCGCTGCGCGATCTGGCGTACCACAGCCGGCGGAAGGAGCCCGCCCACGGGCCGGCCTGCGGCCAGGCGCTCGCGGATACCGTGGGAGCTGATGTCGAGGCGGGCGACGTCGACGGTTTCCACGCGTCCGGCCAGGTTCTGGGGGACGCCGGTGCCGACGTCGGCGTCGGTGCTCCTCTCGAACGCCACGACCGTCGCCAGGTCCCAGAGGGACTCCGCACGGTGCCACGTGTGGAGGGTGCGGAGAGCGTCGGTTCCGAGGAGCAGAAAGAGCTCACGGTCGGGCGCCGAGAGCAGCTCGAGTGTCTCGACGGTGTAGCTCGGCCCGGAGCGTCGTATCTCGACGTCGCTGACCTCGAGGCCGTCGATGCCCGCCACGGCCGTTTCGACCATCGCCAGGCGTTCCGCAGCGGGCGCTTCCACCGTCCCGGCCTTCTGCCAGGGCTCACCCGCCGGAATCATGACGACGGAGTCGAGTTCGAGCGCGTGGCCGGCGTCGAGTGCCGCGGCGATGTGGCCGTTGTGGACGGGGTCGAAGGTTCCCCCGAAGACACCGAGTCGGGTCACGTCACCATCTCCACCCCCGCCATAGCCTCGATACACCGGTGGGGCCCGCGACGGTCCTCTACCATCACGACGTGCCCATCGAGTCGTCGGGCTCCGACGAGTCCGTGTACGTGCTCCTCCAGGTTCGGCTTCCCGACCGCCCGGGTGGCCTCGGGCTCGTGGCCTCGCGCATCGGTGCCCTGCGCGGCGACATCGTCGACGTGACGGTTCTCGATCACCGCTCGGCGTCTGCGGTCGACCAGCTCACGGTGCGCTTGGGGTCGGCCGACCACCTCCGGATGGTCGTGCGCGAGGTCGAGGAGGTCGACGGGGTCACCGTGGAGGCGGCCCGGCTCGTTGCCGATCCCCGGGATCCCGGAGCGGAGACACTCCGCACGATCTCGGCACTGCTCGAGGCCCACAACGTCTCCGAGCTCCAGCGCAGCCTCGCCCACGGCATCCGGCGGCGCTTCGTGGCCGAGTGGGCGATGGTCGTGACCGCCGATGCCGTGGTGGCGACCTCGGGCCCGGCACCGGCGCTGTCGGGCATCCCCGGCGCGCGCCCTGCAACCGGCAACGAAGGTGGCGAAGCGGACGGCAGCGACGCCGCCGACGGCGAGAGCACGGGCGACCCCGGCGTCGACCACGGTGACGGGACCCTCGCCGGGGGCACCATCGCCCGGGGGCTGTTGCCCGAGCACGGCGCCGAGGTCCTCGTCGGGCGACCCGACCACCCTTTCTACCCCCGCGAGTGCGCCATGGTCCGGATCATGAGCCGGATGGCCGACGCCGTGTGGGGTCACCACGACTCTCGGTAGGTCGGGCACGTCACGTGTCGATCACGGCGGTGACGAACCGTTCGAGCTGGCGCAGGTTGCGGCACTCGTAGACCCCGTCGCAGTGCGGCGCGTACTCCCCGACGACGGAGTCTCCGCTGTCCCAGTAGCCGCGGGGCTCGGGATTGAGCCAGTAGACGTGACGTCCGCGCTTGCGGAGATCCTCGAGGACCCAGGCCTGTGTGGCGTGGTAGTTGTTGCGCGCGTCGCCGAGCACGAGTACGGAGGTCTTCGGGGTGACCTCGCGGGCGTGGCGCTCGTGGAAGACCTCGAGGGCGTGCCCGTAGTCGGAGTGACCGTCGACCCACACGACATCGGCCTCGGTGTTGACCCTCTGGACGGCGTCGGCGACGTCGTCGGACTCCTCGAAGAAGCGGGTGACCTCGTCGATCCCG
This Acidimicrobiia bacterium DNA region includes the following protein-coding sequences:
- a CDS encoding LytR C-terminal domain-containing protein; translation: MVEGSGTTLTERPITPPLPRVGDDDPVIVDVDPLYDGPEPAAAPLPRRSRRQLRRRRRRVRVALLVLLVVVLLAATTVAVSRLTDRSGTPPDAPAASEPAAVEETTTHLIGSVDPDGTASLLVLVGENADGGPSLLLVPVGTQVEVPSLGPRPLREVPVEVGEPGGLLPLSVSNALGVRSGDATMVPTLDLSATLAAVPAVDVRLREPVTIDTDDGRVSFPAGNQTISGQDAGRLLLLPGEGSELDDLVTAQAVLEGLLAAMSADTGVADGVLAGAPGLEPLVEAAAGGVHVETLPVEPVGSGDDERFRLRDDDIPATLDSLFPGAVMAPDGSRPRVELRNGAGLVGVTAGVAEALMPLGVEVTLTGNIPGFGIEKTSVAYHRDENREAAQEIAGILGGAPVGKADPELGSVDVTVVIGADIAPTDPGAAPAPAT
- the rsfS gene encoding ribosome silencing factor, yielding MLRRVAGVVGAAGDKGGVDTVALDVGDILGIAEYFVITTGTNSRQIRTIVDAVEENMSSTRPDATPRVEGLEESEWVLVDFGDIVVHVFDPGSRDLYDLERLWADAPVVDTGAGAGGVGEDGVEEDADVAATRARL
- a CDS encoding class I tRNA ligase family protein produces the protein MTSTPGEPAPPTPSHRYDAALAGAIEKRWQHRWDEEHTFHAPNPSGPLSDGFDALAGVDKLYVLDMFPYPSGAGLHVGHPLGYIGTDVYARFQRMRGRNVLHAMGYDAFGLPAEQYAVQTGRHPRVTTEENIATMRRQLRRLGLGHDERRSVATTDPDYYRWTQWIFCRIFDSYYDRDAERARPITELVEDLESGERRPDPDAYPEGVDPSTPWNELDDTTRRAVIDAHRLAYLDEQPVNWCPALGTVLANEEVTPEGRSERGDHPVHRRPLRQWMLRITAYAERLLADLDLLDWADSVKLMQRNWIGRSTGAEVRFGIEGHTDVDLTVFTTRPDTLFGATYMVVAPEHPVLDHIVPGEWPGGDEWAAPVPVAWRGLFGTDVEPTEAVRRYRDFAGSKSELERQSEGREKTGVFTGAFAVNPVNGQHIPVFVADYVLMGYGTGAIMAVPAHDERDFEFADAFELPKACVIGPPDSWFEERGLPPGADISEWPEAYTGDGVGVNSANDDVSLDGLGVEAAKEAITTWLVAQGSGRSAVTYKLRDWLFSRQRYWGEPFPIVYDADGAPHTVPETMLPVELPEIHDFEPRIVADDEDTLPEPPLARAEEWAAVELDLGDGRQSYRRELNTMPQWAGSCWYYLRYLDPTDSEAAVAPDIEAYWMQGDRASGGVDLYVGGVEHAVLHLLYARFWHKVLYDLGHVSTPEPFARLFNQGYILAAAYRDERGVYVDAADVEVHGDGTDGETYSYEGRPVTREFGKMGKSLRNAVAPDDIYAEYGADTLRLYEMSTGPLDASRPWQTSDIIGVHRFLQRLWRNVVDEDTGETIVTDEPADPDLRAVLHRTIDAVTTDMENLEFNTAIARLFELNNALARVVGTTGSSPSEVVSPLVLMVAPLAPHIAEELWERTGRAGSLAREPFPEADPALLVVEKIEVPVQVNGKVRAKLFVPAGIDDDELEAAARADERIGAHLADVTVRRVVVVPGRLVNFVVG
- the nadD gene encoding nicotinate-nucleotide adenylyltransferase, with protein sequence MTRLGVFGGTFDPVHNGHIAAALDAGHALELDSVVMIPAGEPWQKAGTVEAPAAERLAMVETAVAGIDGLEVSDVEIRRSGPSYTVETLELLSAPDRELFLLLGTDALRTLHTWHRAESLWDLATVVAFERSTDADVGTGVPQNLAGRVETVDVARLDISSHGIRERLAAGRPVGGLLPPAVVRQIAQRHLYTARDG